The sequence CGAGGCGGTCGGGGCCGTACCGCAGGCCTCGCAGCCCGTGGCGAAGCTGCGGTGGCTGGCGCGGACCGAGCCGGAGAACGCCCAGCGGGTCGCCGCCGTCATGCAGCCGCACGACTGGCTCGTGTGGCAGCTCCTCGGGCGGCCCGCCCGGCGGACCACGGACCGGGGCGCCGCATCAGGGACCGGTTACTGGTCGGCCGGGTCCGCCGCCTACCGGCCCGACCTGGTGGAGCTGGCCCTCGGGCACCCCGCCGCCCTGCCCGAGGTGCTCGGGCCCGCCGAGTCCGCCGGGACCACGCCCGAGGGGCTCCTGATCTCCGCCGGGACCGGCGAGACCATGGCCGCGGCCTTCGGGCTCGGGGTCGCGGTGGGCGACGCGGTGGTCTCGCTGGGGGCCTCCGGGTCCGTGATGGCGGTGCACCACGAGGCGCTCGCCGACCCGCACGGGATGATCACCTCCTTCGCCGACGCCACCGGGATGCACCTGCCGGTGGTCCATGTCTCCAACGCCGTACGGGCGTTGCGCGGGACCACCGAGATGCTCGGCCTGGACGGGCTGGAGGAGCTGTCGGCCCTCGCCCTGAAGTCCACGCCCGGCGCCTCCGGGCTCGTACTGCTGCCGTATCTGGAGGGCGAGCGCACCCCGCAGCTCCCGCACACCGCCGGCACCCTCAGCGGGATGCGGCGCGAGTCGATGAAGCCGGAGCACCTGGCGCGGGCCGCGTTCGAGGGGATGCTCTGCTCGCTGGCCGACGCCCTGGACGTGCTGCGCGGGCGGGGGGTGGAGGTGCGCCGGGTGTTCCTGCTCGGTGCCGCCGCCGAGCTGCCCGCCGTACAGGCGCTGGCTCCGGCGGTGTTCGGTACGCAGGTCGTCGTACCGCAGCCCGCCCAGTACGCGGCGCTCGGCGCGGCCCGGCAGGCGGCCTGGGCGCTCGGGGTCTCGCAGGGCACCCTCGACCCGCGCACTCCCCCGGCCTGGCAGGGCGCGGCCGCCCAGGTGCTGGAGCCGGGCGAGGAGCTGGCGGTCGGGCGGGCGGTGCGTCAGCAGTACGGGGCCACTCGGGATCAGATCCATCCCGGCGCGTTCGGTGGCGGCCAGTAGGAGGCCCCCTGCACTGGTGGCGCGCGTGCACACCCGCGCGCGCCCGCCCGTACGCGCGCTTCGGCTTCGGACCGGTCCCCCAGCCTTGACCGGAGTTTGGGGAAAACGGTTCGCCCTCCGAGTACGGCGTACGCGAAACTGAGTCGGCCTCTGCCCTCCGCCGACTCCGAGAGACACGCGTGCTCATAAAACTCCTGCGGGCCCATCTGGGCCCGTACAAGAAACCCATCGCGCTGCTGGTCCTCCTCCAGCTGCTCCAGACCTGCGCCACCCTGTATCTGCCCAGCCTCAACGCGGACATCATCGACAACGGTGTCGTGCAGGGCGATACCGGCTACATCCTGGAGTTCGGCGGTCTCATGATCGCCGTCAGTGTGCTCCAGGTGCTCTGCAACGTGGGGGCCGTCTTCTACGGGGCCCGGACCGCGTCGGCGCTCGGGCGGGATGTGCGGGGCGCGGTCTTCGACCGGGTGCAGTCGTTCTCGGCCCGGGAGCTCGGGCGGTTCGGGGCGCCCTCGCTGATCACCCGGACCACCAATGACGTCCAGCAGATCCAGATGCTGGTGCTGATGACGTTCACGCTCATGGTGTCGGCGCCGATCATGTGTGTCGGCGGCATCGTCATGGCGCTCGGCCAGGACGTCCCACTCTCCGCTGTGCTGCTCGCGGTGGTGCCGGTGCTCGGGATCTCGGTGAGCATCATCGTGACGAAGATGCGGCCGCTGTTCCGGACGATGCAGGAGCGGCTGGACACGGTGAACCGGGTACTGCGCGAGCAGATCACCGGCAACCGGGTGATCCGGGCGTTCGTCCGCGACGGGTACGAGGAGAAGCGGTTCCGGGGCGCCAACACCGAGCTGACCGATGTGTCGCTGGCGACCGGGCGGCTGATGGCGCTGATGTTCCCGACGGTGATGACGGTGGTCAACCTGTCGTCCGTCGCCGTGGTGTGGTTCGGCGCGCACCGCATCGACAGCGGCGGAATGCAGATCGGTGCGCTGACCGCGTTCCTCGCCTATCTGATGCAGATCGTGATGGCCGTGATGATGGCCACCTTCATGTTCATGATGGTGCCGCGCGCCGAGGTGTGCGCCGAGCGCATCCAGGAGGTGCTGGACACCGATTCGAGCGTCGTACCGCCCACCGCGCCCGTCACCGAACTGCGCCGGCACGGGCATCTGGAGGTGCGGGGCGCGGAGTTCCGTTACCCGGGTGCCGAGGAGCCGGTCCTGCGGGCCGTGGATCTGGTGGCCCGGCCCGGTGAGACCACCGCGATCATCGGGTCGACGGGGAGCGGGAAGTCCACGCTGCTCGGCCTCGTACCCCGGCTGTTCGATGTGACGGACGGCGAGGTGCTGGTCGACGGCGAGGACGTGCGGACGCTGGATCCGGTGCTGCTGGCGAAGACGGTGAGCCTGGTGCCGCAGAAGCCGTACCTCTTCTCGGGGACGGTCGCGACGAACCTGCGGTACGGGAATCCGGACGCCACCGACGAGGAGCTGTGGCACGCGCTGGAGGTGGCGCAGGCCAAGGGGTTCGTGGAGGGCTTGGAGCACGGACTCGACGCGCCGATCGCGCAGGGCGGCACCAATGTCTCGGGCGGTCAGCGGCAGCGGCTCTCCATCGCCCGGACGCTGGTGCAGCGGCCGGAGATCTATCTCTTCGACGACTCGTTCTCGGCGCTGGACTACGCGACCGACGCCGCGCTGCGGGCGGCGCTGGCCCATGAGACGGCCGGGGCGACCGTGGTGATCGTCGCGCAGCGGGTCTCCACCATCCGCGACGCCGACCGGATCCTGGTGCTGGACGAGGGGCGGGTCGTGGGCAGCGGTACCCATCACGAGCTGATGGACGGCAATGAAACGTACCGGGAGATCGTGCTCTCCCAGCTGACGGAAGCGGAGGCCGCGTAATGGCCGGTCCGGGCGGACGGATGATGGCCGGGGGCGCGCCCACCGAGCGGTCCATGGATTTCAAGGGGTCCAGCAAGCGGCTGCTGAGGCGGTTCGGCCAGGAGAAGGCCTCGCTGTATCTGATGCTGGGCGCGGTGACCGTCAGCGTGGCGCTGTCGGTGGCCGGGCCGAAGATCCTCGGGAAGGCGACCGACCTGATCTTCGCCGGGGTGGTCGGCCGGCAGATGCGGGAGGGCACCACCAAGGCGGAGGCGATCGAGGGGCTGCGGGCGGAGGGCAGCGGTTCGATGGCCGACATGCTCTCGGGGGTGGACTTCACCCCGGGCCAGGGCATCGACTTCGGTGCGGTGGGCAGCGTGCTGCTGGCGGTCCTGGTGGTCTATGTCGGCGCCGGGCTGCTGATGCTGGTCTCCACGCGGCTGTCGATCCGGGTGATCAACCGGATCGTCTTCCAGCTGCGGGAGGACCTCCAGACGAAGCTGGCGCGGCTGCCGCTGTCGTACTTCGACCGGGCCAAGCGCGGTGAGGTGCTCAGCCGGGCCACCAACGACATCGACAACATCTCGCAGACGCTCCAGCAGACGATGGGCCAGCTCATCAACTCCCTGCTGACCATCATCGGCGTACTGATCATGATGGTCTGGATCTCGCCGCTGCTGGCGCTGGTCGCGCTGGTGACGATCCCGCTCTCGGTGGTCGTGGCGACGCGGGTCGGCAAGCTGTCGCAGCCGCAGTTCGTGCAGCAGTGGCGGGTGACGGGGAAGCTCAACGCCCATATCGAGGAGATGTACACCGGGCACAACCTGGTGAAGGTCTTCGGGAGGCAGGAGGAGTCGGCGAAGGACTTCGCCGAGCAGAACGACGCGCTGTACGAGGCCGGGTTCAAGGCGCAGTTCGCCAGCGGGATCATGCAGCCGCTGATGATGTTCATCTCGAACCTGAACTATGTGCTGGTGGCCGTCGTCGGTGGTCTGCGGGTCGCCTCGGGCACCCTGTCGATCGGTGACGTACAGGCGTTCATCCAGTATTCGCGGCAGTTCTCGATGCCGCTGACGCAGGTGGCCTCGATGGCGAACCTGGTGCAGTCCGGGATCGCGTCGGCCGAGCGGGTCTTCGAGCTGCTGGACGCCGAGGAGCAGGGCGCGGACCCGGTGGACGGCGAGCGTCCGGAGGAGCTCACGGGACGGGTCTCGCTGGAGAAGGTGTCCTTCCGCTACGAGCCGGAGAAGCCGCTCATCGAGGATCTGTCGCTGAGCGTGGAGCCGGGGCAGACGGTCGCGATCGTCGGCCCGACCGGCGCGGGCAAGACCACGCTGGTCAATCTGCTGATGCGGTTCTACGAGGTGACCGGCGGGCGGATCGCTCTCGACGGGGTCGATGTGGCGAAGATGTCCCGGGACGATCTGCGGTCGCGGATCGGGATGGTGCTCCAGGACACCTGGCTGTTCGGCGGTTCCATAGCGGAGAACATCGCGTACGGCGCTGCGCGCGCGGTCACCCGGGAAGAGATCGAGGAGGCGGCCCGGGCGGCGCACGCGGACCGCTTCATCCGGACGCTGCCCGACGGGTACGACTCGGTGATCGACGACGAGGGTTCCGGGGTCAGCGCGGGCGAGAAGCAGCTGATCACCATCGCGCGGGCGTTCCTCTCCGACCCGGTGATCCTGGTCCTGGACGAGGCGACAAGCTCGGTGGACACCCGGACCGAGGTGCTGATCCAGAAGGCGATGGCGCGTCTGGCCCATGGGCGTACGTCGTTCGTGATCGCGCACCGGCTCTCCACGATCCGGGACGCCGACGTGATCCTGGTGATGGAGAACGGGTCGATCGTGGAACAGGGCACGCACGACGAGCTGTTGGCGGCCGGGGGCGCGTATGCCAGGTTGTACGCCGCTCAGTTCGCGGAGGCGCTGGCGGAGGTGGACTGAGGCGGGGGCGCCGACCCGGGGTCAGTCGAGGTAGCCGCGGAGCTGGTCGGCGAAGGCGTGGTCCCGCAGCCTGCTGAGGGTCTTGGACTCGATCTGGCGGATGCGTTCGCGTGTCACGCCGAAGATCCGGCCGATCTCCTCCAGGGTGCGGGGCCGCCCGTCGTCCAGGCCGTAGCGGAGCTGGACGACCTTGCGTTCGCGTTCGCCGAGGGTGGAGAGGACCGCCTCCAGGTGTTCGCGCAGCAGCAGGAAGGCGGCGGACTCCACGGGTGAGGCGGCGTCGCCGTCCTCGATGAGGTCGCCGAAGGAGACGTCGTCCTCCTCGCCGACGGGGGCGTGGAGGGAGACGGGCTCCTGGGCCAGGCGCAGCACTTCGGTGACGCGCTCCGGGGTCAGGTCGAGTTGGGCCGCGACCTCTTCTGCGGTCGGCTCGTACCCCCGCTCCTGGAGCATCCGGCGCTGGACGCGGACCACGCGGTTGATCAGCTCCACGACGTGGACGGGGACGCGGATGGTGCGGGCCTGGTCGGCCAGGGCGCGGGACATCGCCTGGCGGATCCACCAGGTCGCGTACGTCGAGAACTTGTAGCCCCGGGCGTAGTCGAACTTCTCCACCGCCCGGATCAGCCCGAGGTTCCCCTCCTGGACCAGGTCCAGCATGGTGAGGCCCCGCCCCACGTACCGCTTGGCGACGGAGACGACCAGGCGGAGGTTGGCCTCGATGAGCCGGCGCTTGGCGGTGCGGCCCATGACCACGAGCCGGTCCAGGTCACCGGCGAGCCGGGAGTCCAGGTCCGGGTGGCTGGAGAGGCGCTCCTCGGCGAAGAGTCCGGCCTCCACGCGGCGGGCCAGCTCCACCTCCTCGGCGGCGGTGAGCAGCGGGATGCGGCCGATCTCCCGCAGATACTGCCGGAACAGGTCGGAGGTGGGCCCGCCGCTGTCCGCCCGGCTCCGCGCCTCACGGGGCTCGGGGACGTGCTCCGCTTCCTCCATGACGGCCTCGGCTGCGCTCGCTCGCGGGTGGGCCGCGGTCTCCGGGGGGTCCTCCGAGCGGTTCTCCGGGTGGTGGACGGCCCGGTTCTGCACGGGAATCGCCGACATGTGCTCGGTCGTGGTCGTCACGGTCCGGGTCTGCACGGGGGCGACCTCCAGGTGATCGCTGCCGGATGACTCTGGCAGCCCCAGTGTGGGGCACGGCACAGGGTTGCCACGAGGGGCGTGCGGGGACTTTCTGATTCCGGTCGGTCACCGGCCGGTTACTGCTCCCGGCTCCATCGGCCCCTGTGTGCTCGGCGCTCAGAGCGCGTCGGCGCCCTTGGCCCGCAGGGACTGTGCGTACTGCTGGAGGACCCAGACCTCGTTCTGCGCGGCCGCCAGGTCGTCGGGGGCCACGTTGCTGCCGAGGCGGGCGAGGCTGCCCTGCACCTCGTTGATGCGGCGGTCGACGGCGCGCAGCCGGACGTGGACGAGCTGCATGCCTGCGTACGTCTCGTCGATCGTCCTGCCCATGAAGACCTCGACGGCCAGCTCGGTGACGAGGGAGCGCACGGTGTTGTTGGGGGCCGCATCCATGACGGCGACCAGATACTCGCGGTCGTCGCCGAGGCCCCGCTCGGCGCCGCCCGCCTCCGCGATGCACTGGCGGACCGCCGCGTAGGGCGGGGCGGTGAACTCGTCCACGCCGTACGCGTCGAAGGCCGGGGAGACCAGGGCGGGCTTCTGGAGGGCGAGCTTGAGCAGCTCGCGCTCGGTGCGGTGGGCGGGGCTGCGGAGGTTCAGCGCGGGGCCGGAGGGGGCGGCGGGGGCCTGGACGGCGGCCTGCTGGGGTGCGCCGCCGCGCCGGTCCTGGGGGCCGCCCGGTCCCCGGCCGCCGCGTGCGTCGCCCCGGCCGTCGCCGCCCTTGTCGCGGGCCCAGCGGGCGAGCTGGGCGACGCGGTGGACGACGAACTCCTGGTCGAGGATGCCGACGAGCCCGGCGAGCTGGACGGCGACCTCGCGCTGCACACTGCTGGTCTTGATCTTGGCGACGACGGCTGCGGCCTCGTCGAGGGCGGCCGCGCGGCCCGCCGGGGTCTCCAGGTCGTAGCGGCCGACGATCTGGCGCAGCGCGAACTCGAAGAGCGGGGTGCGCGGCTCCACCAGGTCCCGTACGGCGTCGTCGCCCTTGGCCAGGCGCAGGTCGCACGGGTCCATGTTGTCCGGGGCGATGGCGATGTAGGTCTCGGCGGCGAACTTCTGGTCGTCCTCGAAGGCGCGCAGAGCCGCCTTCTGGCCGGCCGAGTCGCCGTCGAAGGTGAAGATCACGCGGGCGCTGCCGTTGTCCATGAGGAGGCGGCGCAGGATCTTGATGTGGTCGTTGCCGAAGGCGGTGCCGCAGGTGGCGATGGCGGTGGTGACCCCGGCGAGATGGCAGGCCATGACGTCGGTGTAGCCCTCGACGACGACGGCACGGCTGGCCTTGGCGATGTCCTTCTTGGCCAGGTCGATGCCGTACAGCACCTGGGACTTCTTGTAGATCGGGGTCTCGGGGGTATTCAGGTACTTCGGGCCGTTGTCGTCGTCGCGGAGCTTGCGGGCGCCGAAGCCGACGATCTCCCCGGCGGTGTCGCTGATCGGCCACATCAGCCGGCCGCGGAAGCGGTCGATGGGGCCGCGGCGGCCGTCCTGGGAGAGGCCGGAGGTGATCAGCTCCTTGTCGCTGAAGCCCTTGCCGCGCAGATAGCGGGTGAGGTGGTCCCAGCCTGCCGGGCTGTAGCCGACCCGGAAGTGGGTCGCGGCGTCCTGGTCGAAGCCGCGCTCGGCGAGGAACTTCCGGCCGATCTCGGCCTCGGGGCTCTCCAGCGCGCGGACGTAGAAGTCGGCGGCGGCCTGGTGGGCCTCGATCAGCCGGATGCGCTCGCCGCGCTGGTGGGAGGGGTTGTAGCCGCCCTCCTCGTACCGCAGGGTGATGCCCGCCTTGGCGGCGAGGCGCTCGACCGTCTCCGAGAAGGAGAGGTGGTCGATCTTCATCACGAACGCGATGGTGTCGCCGCCCTCCTGGCAGCCGAAGCAGTGGAACAGGCCCTTGCCCGGGCTGACCTGGAAGGAGGGGGACTTCTCGTCGTGGAAGGGGCAGAGTCCCTTGAGGTTTCCGCCGCCCGCGCTGCGCAGTTGGAGGTATTCGGACACGACGGAGTCGATCGGGACCGCGTCCCGTACCGCCTTCACGTCGTCGTCATTGATCCTGCCGGCCACGGATGAAGTCTACGGGTGGGCAAGGACAACCCGACGCCCGCAGGGCTCTGCCCCGGCCGGTGCGGGGTCAGCCGGTGCGGCGGGCGGCCCAGACGGTGCGTTCGGTGCGTACGGCGAGGTCGTCGCGGCGCAGGAGGGAGCCGGGGCCCCCGGTGTCGAGGAGCCGGTCGAGGGCGGCGAGGTCTTCGGGGGCGAGCGCGTCGGCCACGCTGTGGCGCAGGCGGCGGAGGCTGCCGAGGGCGTAGGCGCCGACGGCCTCGCTGCGGGAGGGGTCGGTGTCGGCGGTGTTCACGGTGATGGCCCGCTCCGCCTCAACGGTGAATCCGGCCTCCGTCAGTTTCGGGCCCCAGTCGGCGCCGCGGTGGGGTACGTGTTCGGCGTGGAAGCGGTCGCTCGCCTCGTGGCAGCGCTCCTCCAGGCCGGGCCGCTCCTCGGGGGCGTCGGCGGGCAGGAAGCGGGGGAAGCCGGACAGCTCCACCACGGCGAACAGCCCGCCGGGGGCGAGCAGGTCGTGGACCTGGCGCAGGGCCCGGCCGGGGTCAGCCATGTGGTGCATCGAGGCTGACGCCCAGACCAGGTCCGGGGTGCCGAGATCGGGCCAGTCGGCGGCGTCGAGGTCGGCCTGCACGGTCCGTACGCGCCCCTCCGCGCCCCGGGCGCACGCCTTCTCCCGCAGGCGCTGGAGGTGGGCGGCGGAGGTGTCAACGGCGGTGATGTGCGCCTCGGGGAAGCGGTCGAGGAGGGCGAAGGTGCCCGTTCCCGTACCGCAGCCGAGGTCGACGATCCGGCGGGGCTGCGCCTGGACGGGGAGCCACTCGGTGAGGGCGGTGAGGTGTTCGGCGAGGACCTGGGCGTCGAGGTCGAGGATCTCCGCCTCGCCGTGGTGGTCGTGGGAGTGGGCGTGGCTGTGGGTAGGTGCGTGCGTCATGGATCCCACGCTAGGGCGGCCATGCCGGAAGAGCACGGCCTCTCCCGGTATCGGCAAGAAGGTGGCCGCTGCCGATGCCGGGCGCGCAAGCGGAGCACGTACGCGGAGGGGCGTCTCATCCCGTACGCGGACGGCCAGACCGTCACGTCGTGTGCGGCAGGTCCGGTGCGCAGTCCTTCCCCGTGCTCCGGTTGTCGCGCAGATGGCCGCGGCGGGCGTCGCGGTCGAAGATCCCGAGGATCTCGCAGGGGCCGCCCTCGGCGCCGATCGCGTGCGGCAGCATCGTGGGGAACTCGGCGGCCTGGTTGGTCTCCACCCGGAAGCGGCGGTGGCCCAGCATGAGGACCGCGGTGCCGGAGAGGACGACCAGCCACTCCCGGCCGGGGTGCGCGCGCATCCGGGCGGGGTTGTCCGGCGGCGGCTCGGTCATCCGCTGCCGTACGACGGTCATGCCGGGGTCGCCCTTCACGGGCCAGCGCATCAGCCCGTGGGCGCCGTCGATCATCGGGCTGATGACGACGTCGTCGGAGGCGGTCTCCACCAGCTGGTCGAGGGTGGTGTCCAGGGCCCGGGCCAGCGTGACGAGCTGGTCGAGGGCGAGCCGCCGCTGCCCGTTCTCGATGCGGCTGAGCGAGGACTGGCTGAGGTTCGCCCGGCCGGCCAGCTCCTCCAGGGACCAGCCCTGGGCCACCCGCAGGGCGCGGATGCGTTTGCGTACGAGCCCGTCCAGCTCGTCGGTGCTGTGCTCCATGCGCAACACCGTATGCCCGGCTCGCAAAGCGGTGCTTCCCGGGGCGCGGTCGCCCGTCCCCGCGCCCCGGGCGGTGGTCAGAGCAGGGACGCCAGCTCCACCGACGGATCGGCCAGGGCCTCCGGGTCGTGCTGCTGGCCGGCCCGGATCAGCTCCTGGATGGTCTCCGTCACGTCCCACACGTTGACGTTCATCCCGGCCAGGACGCGGCGGTCCTTGAGCCAGAACGCGATGAACTCCCGCTTCCCCGCGTCCCCCCGGATGATCACCTCGTCGTAGGAGCCGGGCGGCGCCCAGCCGGAGTATTCGAGGCCCAGGTCGTACTGGTCGGAGAAGAAGTACGGCACGCGGTCGTACGTCACGTCCTGGCCGAGCATGGCGCGGGCGGCGGCCGGTCCGCTGTTGAGGGCGTTGGCCCAGTGTTCGACGCGCAGCCGGGTGTTGAGCAGCGGGTGGGCGGCGGCGGCGACGTCCCCGGCGGCGTAGATGTGCGGGTCGGAGGTGCGCAGCGAGGCGTCCACGGCGATGCCGCCGCCGTGCGCCCGGTCGGCCATCTCCAGGCCCGCGGCCTCGGCGAGGGCGGAGCGCGGGGCGGCGCCGATCGCGGCGAGGACGTCGTGGGCGGGGTGCTCCTCGCCGTCGTCGGTGCGGGCGGCCAGCACCATGCC is a genomic window of Streptomyces sp. SID8374 containing:
- a CDS encoding FGGY family carbohydrate kinase, coding for MGIVAGLDSSSAFTHIVVCDADSGAVLREGYAAHPVEAKATEVDPQAWLLSLGEAASGGLLEGVQAIGVSAQQHGLVPLDRQGNLVRPALLGNDRRAQVAAADLVDALGGRQAWAEAVGAVPQASQPVAKLRWLARTEPENAQRVAAVMQPHDWLVWQLLGRPARRTTDRGAASGTGYWSAGSAAYRPDLVELALGHPAALPEVLGPAESAGTTPEGLLISAGTGETMAAAFGLGVAVGDAVVSLGASGSVMAVHHEALADPHGMITSFADATGMHLPVVHVSNAVRALRGTTEMLGLDGLEELSALALKSTPGASGLVLLPYLEGERTPQLPHTAGTLSGMRRESMKPEHLARAAFEGMLCSLADALDVLRGRGVEVRRVFLLGAAAELPAVQALAPAVFGTQVVVPQPAQYAALGAARQAAWALGVSQGTLDPRTPPAWQGAAAQVLEPGEELAVGRAVRQQYGATRDQIHPGAFGGGQ
- a CDS encoding ABC transporter ATP-binding protein, whose amino-acid sequence is MLIKLLRAHLGPYKKPIALLVLLQLLQTCATLYLPSLNADIIDNGVVQGDTGYILEFGGLMIAVSVLQVLCNVGAVFYGARTASALGRDVRGAVFDRVQSFSARELGRFGAPSLITRTTNDVQQIQMLVLMTFTLMVSAPIMCVGGIVMALGQDVPLSAVLLAVVPVLGISVSIIVTKMRPLFRTMQERLDTVNRVLREQITGNRVIRAFVRDGYEEKRFRGANTELTDVSLATGRLMALMFPTVMTVVNLSSVAVVWFGAHRIDSGGMQIGALTAFLAYLMQIVMAVMMATFMFMMVPRAEVCAERIQEVLDTDSSVVPPTAPVTELRRHGHLEVRGAEFRYPGAEEPVLRAVDLVARPGETTAIIGSTGSGKSTLLGLVPRLFDVTDGEVLVDGEDVRTLDPVLLAKTVSLVPQKPYLFSGTVATNLRYGNPDATDEELWHALEVAQAKGFVEGLEHGLDAPIAQGGTNVSGGQRQRLSIARTLVQRPEIYLFDDSFSALDYATDAALRAALAHETAGATVVIVAQRVSTIRDADRILVLDEGRVVGSGTHHELMDGNETYREIVLSQLTEAEAA
- a CDS encoding ABC transporter ATP-binding protein, producing MAGPGGRMMAGGAPTERSMDFKGSSKRLLRRFGQEKASLYLMLGAVTVSVALSVAGPKILGKATDLIFAGVVGRQMREGTTKAEAIEGLRAEGSGSMADMLSGVDFTPGQGIDFGAVGSVLLAVLVVYVGAGLLMLVSTRLSIRVINRIVFQLREDLQTKLARLPLSYFDRAKRGEVLSRATNDIDNISQTLQQTMGQLINSLLTIIGVLIMMVWISPLLALVALVTIPLSVVVATRVGKLSQPQFVQQWRVTGKLNAHIEEMYTGHNLVKVFGRQEESAKDFAEQNDALYEAGFKAQFASGIMQPLMMFISNLNYVLVAVVGGLRVASGTLSIGDVQAFIQYSRQFSMPLTQVASMANLVQSGIASAERVFELLDAEEQGADPVDGERPEELTGRVSLEKVSFRYEPEKPLIEDLSLSVEPGQTVAIVGPTGAGKTTLVNLLMRFYEVTGGRIALDGVDVAKMSRDDLRSRIGMVLQDTWLFGGSIAENIAYGAARAVTREEIEEAARAAHADRFIRTLPDGYDSVIDDEGSGVSAGEKQLITIARAFLSDPVILVLDEATSSVDTRTEVLIQKAMARLAHGRTSFVIAHRLSTIRDADVILVMENGSIVEQGTHDELLAAGGAYARLYAAQFAEALAEVD
- a CDS encoding RNA polymerase sigma factor, giving the protein MQTRTVTTTTEHMSAIPVQNRAVHHPENRSEDPPETAAHPRASAAEAVMEEAEHVPEPREARSRADSGGPTSDLFRQYLREIGRIPLLTAAEEVELARRVEAGLFAEERLSSHPDLDSRLAGDLDRLVVMGRTAKRRLIEANLRLVVSVAKRYVGRGLTMLDLVQEGNLGLIRAVEKFDYARGYKFSTYATWWIRQAMSRALADQARTIRVPVHVVELINRVVRVQRRMLQERGYEPTAEEVAAQLDLTPERVTEVLRLAQEPVSLHAPVGEEDDVSFGDLIEDGDAASPVESAAFLLLREHLEAVLSTLGERERKVVQLRYGLDDGRPRTLEEIGRIFGVTRERIRQIESKTLSRLRDHAFADQLRGYLD
- the dnaG gene encoding DNA primase produces the protein MAGRINDDDVKAVRDAVPIDSVVSEYLQLRSAGGGNLKGLCPFHDEKSPSFQVSPGKGLFHCFGCQEGGDTIAFVMKIDHLSFSETVERLAAKAGITLRYEEGGYNPSHQRGERIRLIEAHQAAADFYVRALESPEAEIGRKFLAERGFDQDAATHFRVGYSPAGWDHLTRYLRGKGFSDKELITSGLSQDGRRGPIDRFRGRLMWPISDTAGEIVGFGARKLRDDDNGPKYLNTPETPIYKKSQVLYGIDLAKKDIAKASRAVVVEGYTDVMACHLAGVTTAIATCGTAFGNDHIKILRRLLMDNGSARVIFTFDGDSAGQKAALRAFEDDQKFAAETYIAIAPDNMDPCDLRLAKGDDAVRDLVEPRTPLFEFALRQIVGRYDLETPAGRAAALDEAAAVVAKIKTSSVQREVAVQLAGLVGILDQEFVVHRVAQLARWARDKGGDGRGDARGGRGPGGPQDRRGGAPQQAAVQAPAAPSGPALNLRSPAHRTERELLKLALQKPALVSPAFDAYGVDEFTAPPYAAVRQCIAEAGGAERGLGDDREYLVAVMDAAPNNTVRSLVTELAVEVFMGRTIDETYAGMQLVHVRLRAVDRRINEVQGSLARLGSNVAPDDLAAAQNEVWVLQQYAQSLRAKGADAL
- a CDS encoding class I SAM-dependent methyltransferase; this encodes MTHAPTHSHAHSHDHHGEAEILDLDAQVLAEHLTALTEWLPVQAQPRRIVDLGCGTGTGTFALLDRFPEAHITAVDTSAAHLQRLREKACARGAEGRVRTVQADLDAADWPDLGTPDLVWASASMHHMADPGRALRQVHDLLAPGGLFAVVELSGFPRFLPADAPEERPGLEERCHEASDRFHAEHVPHRGADWGPKLTEAGFTVEAERAITVNTADTDPSRSEAVGAYALGSLRRLRHSVADALAPEDLAALDRLLDTGGPGSLLRRDDLAVRTERTVWAARRTG
- a CDS encoding XRE family transcriptional regulator; translation: MEHSTDELDGLVRKRIRALRVAQGWSLEELAGRANLSQSSLSRIENGQRRLALDQLVTLARALDTTLDQLVETASDDVVISPMIDGAHGLMRWPVKGDPGMTVVRQRMTEPPPDNPARMRAHPGREWLVVLSGTAVLMLGHRRFRVETNQAAEFPTMLPHAIGAEGGPCEILGIFDRDARRGHLRDNRSTGKDCAPDLPHTT